DNA from Rosa rugosa chromosome 6, drRosRugo1.1, whole genome shotgun sequence:
tatcacaaaaaaaaaaaaaaaaaaaaaaaaactcatcggAATGTTAATTAATATGCGTTTGTTTCATAATCAGCTACCTCTTTCATACTTCCATTGATTCTTGTCCTCCTTATTATAGGAAGGAATTCATATGGATCATTTGTTACCTGCACATCACGAATCAATATCACAAGATATATCATATAAGTATCATGATTTTTATTCAAGTCATAACTTATTGGACTATGATGCATTAAATCACAAATTTTGCAGGAACTTCTACAATGTAAAAGATCGAAGATCGTGAAATCCAAACCAGCTGACAGGTTTGATTCTTTTGCTTTAccatttacttttatttttactttgttGTACCATGTTGCTTTAACATTTTGTTTCTATGCGGTTCACTTTTTCCTAGCAGAACGTATTCATTTCACATGGACTGGTGGGGCTTCTATGAGATTCAATCATTTCCCCACTGTTCCTAGTCATCTTTATGACTTTTCCAAACAAAGATTAAAGTCTAAAGGTGCCTACATTGTTTTCTGTTTCTCCTCCTCCATCTCACTCTTTTAGTCTTCTTTCAGTCAATACATCAGATTATCAGAAGATGGGAGCAGCAAAGCAAACAGATTTAGCATGCATTTCAGAAGGTGAAGGATCATCATGTGTAGAAAAACATGCCATCCTTGAAGCAGCACCTATTGTGTCATCCTACAATGACAAAATCCGTCCTCTCCTTGACGCCGTTGACAAGCTCAGGAGCCTCATGGTTATGGAGGAAGGCATTCAGCTCCCCACCATTGTTGTTGTAGGTGACCAATCATCTGGCAAGTCAAGCGTCCTTGAATCCCTGGCCGGCATCAGCCTGCCACGTGGACAAGGTATCTGCACCAGGGTACCCCTTATAATGAGGCTTCAACACCACTCTAGTCCTGAACCAGAGTTCCAGTTGGAGTACAATGGCAAAGTTGAGCACACTGATGAGGTCAACATTGCTGATGATATTGTCAATGCCACCAATGCTATTGCTGGGGCAGGTAAGGGAATTTCTAAAACCCCATTGACTTTGTTGGTGAAAAAGGATGGTGTTCCTGATTTGACTATGGTTGATCTCCCTGGAATCACTAGAGTTCCTGTTCATGGTCAGCCTGAGGATATCTATGATCAAATCAAAGATATGATCATGGAGTATATCAAGCCTGAAGAGAGCATCATTCTCAATGTGTTGTCTGCTACTGTTGATTTTACAACTTGTGAATCCATTAGGATGTCACAGAGTGTGGATAGAGCTGGTGATAGGACCCTGGCTGTGGTCACAAAGGTTGATAAGGCGCCCGAAGGACTATTAGAGAAGGTTACAGCAGACGATGTTAGTATTGGTCTTGGTTATGTCTGTGTGAGGAACCGGATTGGAGATGAAACTTATGAGGAGGCAAGGGCAATATCTCAACAACTTTTTCAAACTCATCCTTTGCTGTCCAAGATTGAAAAATCTATGGTTGGAATTCCAGTTCTGGCTCAAAAGTTGGTGCAGATTCAAGCTTCTAGCATAGCTAGAAACTTGCCAGACATTGTCAAGAAGATAAATGACAAGCTGAGTTCTTGTCTTCTGGAGCTGAACAAAATGCCAAAGAAACTGTCATCTGTTGCTGAAGCCATGACTGCGTTTATGCAGATCATCGGATCATCAAAAGAATCTCTTAGGAAAATTCTGGTCAGAGGAGAATTTGATGAATTCCCTGATGACAAGCGCATGCATTGCACTGCTCGGCTTTATGAGATGCTCAGTCAGTACTCAGATCAACTTCACAAGTGTGAAGAAAGTGACCCAAAAAGTAACTTCTTAGTAGAGGAGATCAAGATTTTGGAGGAAGCAAAAGGTATTAATCTACCAAATTTTGTTCCCCGCAATGCTTTTCTTGTTATCTTGCAGGGAAAAGTGAAGGGAATTTCGAGCATACCTATTGGTTTTGTTGAGAAGGTTTGGAGTTATATTGAAGAAGTGGTTATGTCTTTGTTAATGCATAATACAGAAAACTATTATCAGCTTCAGGAATGCACCAGAAGAGCTGGCCGTAATCTTATAACAAGGATGAAAGAAAGGTCAGTTGAGTGGATGATGGAGATAGTGGAAATGGAGAAGCTGACTGATTATACATGTAATCCAGAATATGTATCCGAATGGAGCAGGCTGATGGGTCAACAAGACGCATTTGTACATACGGTGTTATCTAAAAATTACTCTACGATCTCTGTAGAGGGTATTGGGGAAGTTGAAGTTGGAGTCCTTCGGCAGTATAATCATGTTCTGTCTCAGGCTTTCGACTTGAAAATGAGGATGACTGCCTATTGGAAAGTTGTTCTGAGAAGGCTTGTTGATTGTATGGCTTTGCATTTGCAGTTGAGTGTTTCGAAACTTGTGAACCAAGACATGGAGAGTGAGATTGTGAATGAGTTGATGGGACCAAATTGTGGTGGTGGGATTGAGAAAATGCTGGAGGAATCTCCAGCAGTTGCCATCAAGCGTGAGAAGCTGGTAAAGAGTATCAAAAAGCTTAGGGATTCCAAAGAGGTTGTTGCTAAGATCTTGGATGGCGTTGCTACCTAATTGCATAATGGCGTGTGGTCTCTTTCTAGGTAGTATTAAAAATAATGCGTTTTGTTTATCATGTCTGTATGAACTATCTATTTCTGGCAATTAGTAGAGTGGATTTTGCTTTAATTTTGATGCAGCttatgtttcttctttcttcatttaAGGTTTGATAGTGTTCATGAAATAAAGATAATATGTAATGCTCAATACTCAAGTCAGTACTTGTGAATGAATTATAGTGTTCACTAGAAAAAGGCGCCCGCACGCTGCTGCGGGTTTTATTGTCAATCGATCCAATTATAATAATGCATTCTCGCTAGGTTgtttttgataaaaataaaaaataaaaataaagactaAAATGTGTAATATAGTTGTGAAAATATTGATCTACATTacaattttgatatatatacTCTTATATTTTAATAACAATtggaattgtttgaaatgaagaaGTTTAGAACATGAAGAAAGATATAATTAAGGAAGTAACCCAAGGATAGGATCCTTAATCTTACACAATTCAATTAACCCTGCATGGCACTCTCTTGACATTACAAAAGATCTAATGCAAATTCAGAGACAACTCTAGTATGACCTGTACCTTCAATATGCTCTTGATCCTCTCCTACCGCCCATTCCAGAACCCCACTGCAGATTAAGATTGCACAATGTAATATGTTAATAACTGATCTGAATTACAAATAAAAAATTCCATCCTTTAGCTTAAAGAGATTAACCAAAAACAAACCATAATGCTGAACTTAGCAATGAAAAAATCACATACAGCAAACACGAACCTACTCTTTTCGTGAAACTTTTTGTGGTC
Protein-coding regions in this window:
- the LOC133718242 gene encoding dynamin-related protein 4C-like is translated as MGAAKQTDLACISEGEGSSCVEKHAILEAAPIVSSYNDKIRPLLDAVDKLRSLMVMEEGIQLPTIVVVGDQSSGKSSVLESLAGISLPRGQGICTRVPLIMRLQHHSSPEPEFQLEYNGKVEHTDEVNIADDIVNATNAIAGAGKGISKTPLTLLVKKDGVPDLTMVDLPGITRVPVHGQPEDIYDQIKDMIMEYIKPEESIILNVLSATVDFTTCESIRMSQSVDRAGDRTLAVVTKVDKAPEGLLEKVTADDVSIGLGYVCVRNRIGDETYEEARAISQQLFQTHPLLSKIEKSMVGIPVLAQKLVQIQASSIARNLPDIVKKINDKLSSCLLELNKMPKKLSSVAEAMTAFMQIIGSSKESLRKILVRGEFDEFPDDKRMHCTARLYEMLSQYSDQLHKCEESDPKSNFLVEEIKILEEAKGINLPNFVPRNAFLVILQGKVKGISSIPIGFVEKVWSYIEEVVMSLLMHNTENYYQLQECTRRAGRNLITRMKERSVEWMMEIVEMEKLTDYTCNPEYVSEWSRLMGQQDAFVHTVLSKNYSTISVEGIGEVEVGVLRQYNHVLSQAFDLKMRMTAYWKVVLRRLVDCMALHLQLSVSKLVNQDMESEIVNELMGPNCGGGIEKMLEESPAVAIKREKLVKSIKKLRDSKEVVAKILDGVAT